GGTGCCGTCGGCCGGGTCGATGCCGGGTGCGGGCACCGGGTTGGGCACGGCCTGGAGGCGGACGCCCGGCAGCCGCATCTTCGAGCCGTACGCGCGCGCGTCGGCCTCGGTGGTCGTGGTGAGGGCGTCGAGCCTCGGGTAGACACCGCGCAGGGTGGCGCGCAGGGCCGCGGAGTGGCTGTCGAGCGTGAGGTGCTCCTGGCCCACGCGGATCGGGCCGCGACGGGTCTGCCGGGCCATGTGCACGTTCAGGCCGGGCCGGGTGCCGATCAGGACGTCGGCGTCGACCGAGGCGAGGTGCTCGGCGATGCGCCGGTCGGTCATGACGCTGTACTGCTTGTAGCGGCCCTCGGCGCGCGGGAAGACCTTGGCGGGGCGCTCCAGGTCGGCGTGGCCCTTGTCGGCGCCACCCTCCCGGATGTCGACGAGGCCACGCAGCCGGACCCTCGGATCGACGGCGAAGACCGGCTCGTCACGGTGGCGGAAGACGGAGACGATCTCCACGTCGTGCTGTTCGGCCAGGGTGTTGGCGAGGTTGTACGTCGTCCGGATCGTTCCCCCGATCCCGTACGCGTTGTGTATGAGGAAAGAAATGTGCATGCGTCCCCCGAACCCCCTGTTTTCCCTGGTCATCCATCAATGGCACTGCTGGTCCAGCGCCATACGGTTAGACCCGGCGTCCCCTGGAATGGTTGGACATCATCATCAAGTTGTTTTTGAACGGTTGTGTGATCGATAGCCCGGCGAGGCAACCTGTTCGCCTCGGAACGCATCAGGGCCTGTACGGCAGTTGGGGAACGTCGAAGCAGGTGTCGTTCATGTCGCCCTGGCTCACCCACCCCTTCCCGTCCCGCCAGCGGGCCACCGACACACAGGTCCGGCGCGTCGTCGGCGGCTCGGCGAGCCGCTCGAAGCGGACGGGGACGAGCAGTCCGTCGGCGCTGTAGGGCTCGTCGCGGTTCATGAACCGGTCGACGCACGCGCGGGTGACGCCCTCCGCGCTCCCCGCGCACGATCTCGCCGCGTCCGTGAACCACATCGCGGCCGCCCAGCCCTCCAACTGCCACTGGGAGTGCGTCTTCAGGCCCTTCGTCGCCTCCCGGAACTCCCGTACGGCCGCGTCGCCGAGATCCGCGTGATTGCGGCTGGAGCCGGTGGCCCACAGGGCGTTGCGGCAGCGCGGGGCGTCCGCGTAGTCCTCGGCGACCGTGGAGGTCCAGTTCTGGACGTTGGTGACCTTGGCGGTGACGTCGGCGCCCACGTCGTCCATCGCCTCGCAGAGCCGGGCGTTGCCGTGGCCGTCGATGGCGTCGAAGACCAGGTCGGCGCCCTGCTCCTTGAGGTCGGCGGCGGCCGCGCGGAAGTTGGGCAGCGCGAAGTCGACCTGCTCGGTGACCACGTCGTACCCCTCGGCCTTCAACCCCTGGACCAGCAGGCGGGCGTAGGCGGCCGACGCCGACTGGTTGTACGAGACCACGGCGGCCGTCCGGGCACCGTGCTCGCGCTTGAAGTAGCGGTAGACCTCGGTGCCGCCGTACTGCTTCCCGTCCCAGCCGGTCGTGCCGTCCCGGGGCGCGAGGCTGCCGTAGACGCTGTAGAGATACGGGTACGTGTCGTACGCGGGCCCGATGGGCTGGCCCCCGATGTCGGGCACGCGCGCGCGTGCGACCCGGGCGGCGCCCGCGTAGTCGAGGGCGGTGGTGGCGACCAGCGCCACCACGCCGTCCTCCTCGACGAGCCGGTGCACGCACTCGTTGTTGCCGACGCCGCTGCCGCCGTCGTCGCACTCCCGCACCTCGACGCGGCGGCCGTCGACG
This genomic stretch from Streptomyces deccanensis harbors:
- a CDS encoding ABC transporter substrate-binding protein; translated protein: MRHRARAAETAAAGLLLLLATACGSRLPESDFERGSAPPAPSHREPLRVGIITSVTSPVGGAAFTGPRDGAKAYFAALNARGGVDGRRVEVRECDDGGSGVGNNECVHRLVEEDGVVALVATTALDYAGAARVARARVPDIGGQPIGPAYDTYPYLYSVYGSLAPRDGTTGWDGKQYGGTEVYRYFKREHGARTAAVVSYNQSASAAYARLLVQGLKAEGYDVVTEQVDFALPNFRAAAADLKEQGADLVFDAIDGHGNARLCEAMDDVGADVTAKVTNVQNWTSTVAEDYADAPRCRNALWATGSSRNHADLGDAAVREFREATKGLKTHSQWQLEGWAAAMWFTDAARSCAGSAEGVTRACVDRFMNRDEPYSADGLLVPVRFERLAEPPTTRRTCVSVARWRDGKGWVSQGDMNDTCFDVPQLPYRP